The genomic DNA tccaatcagttgaaagttTATCAGAGAAAGACCGACCTCCCAGGAAGAAGATGGAGTTCTGCCAGCGGACTGCCTTTTGACTTGAACTGCAACACTGGCTCTTCCCTGTGTCTCCAGTCTGCTGGCCTACCCTGCAGATACTGTACTTGACAGCTGCCATAATccacgtgagccaattccttaaaataaatctctctatatatttatacacatctttttggttctgtttctctggagaaacctgactaatatatatatggtaaattttttattatggtcACTACATGGACTTTGAAGTCAGACACATCTGGGTTTCTACTTGTGCCTTTGCCATGTTATTTAGCCTTCTGAACTTgggtttctgtttcctcatctgctaaaatggggatagtaaccTGAATCTCTCAGAGCTGTTGTGCGCATTAGAGGAAATCATGTATACAAAGCACGCAGCAGAATGCTTAGCACAAAGTAATTGCTCAGTAAGTGTGGGTTTTCATTACTGTCATTAACGTTATTGCCACTTTTATTCTTCCTCTCCATGACTCCTTGAAATGTGTTTTGATCATACAACATCCATCTTGAGCTgcactatttttaacttttttcttgcaGTATGGAAACTAATAGTGACAACTTACTTGAGCTTCTGTACTTTGCAATTTGGATCTTTTAAGCCTTCACAGAGCAATTTCAAAGCTGAAGCTTCCAGTTTTGTTTCACTAAATTCCAGCTCAGTGAGCCACTGATTGGTGCTGAGAACAGCTGCTAGCGCACCACAAGAAGCAGGAGAGATAAGGCATCGGTACAACCTTCAGAGAACAGAAGAATGACCTCATTACCTTATTCATGCTctcccccaaaacaaaagaaattgacaaaaaaattacatgaaCACAGACAACAAATTCTCCTGCTCAGTTACCTCAATGTCTGTAAGATACAGTTTGGCTGTTTTAATCCTTCACACAGAAGCTTCATTCCGGAATCTTCCAGGGTATTCTTCACAAATTCCAAATCTGTCAGATATTGGTTGGTTTCAAATACTAAGGCGAGGTCTCTGCCATAAGAAGCTGTGAGGTGGCAGAAAATCAGTCTGTGTGGAGAAAAAGgcatttcagagaagaaaatagaacTCTCTTTAAAGGTACCCATTTGTCCCTTACTGATGtaatgaattatttaaattcaTTCAATAATTAATTTATCAGATGCTTAccactgtgctagatgctgaaGCCACAGAAATAATTAAGATCcagaccctgccctcaaggaatgcccagttaatggggaaaaaattagaaaatcatagATTATAATACAGTGTGAAAAGTAGTGCAAGTGGTATGCACAAGATATCATGGGGACACAGAAAGGTGGCACAATTCAGCCTGGCTTGAGGTGGGGTTTGGAGgatcaagaaatatttgtaagaAGAACCACTACTTGAGTGTTGTTCTGAAAGGGTGATAAAAATTGAACAGGACTTAGGTGGATGAGGAGAATGGGAGTGGGGAGAGCAGGAGGCGCTGAGGGACAATCCACTCATGCAGCAGCCTGAGTGAAAGCCAGGAGGCAAGAGATGGGATGCTTCATCTGAGAAACTGCCAATTATTTGCTATGGCCTACTTTAAAACACTGGAAGATATATATCAGACTGCTAACAATGGTTATCTTCCAGGTTGAAGGGAAGGGTTGGATTACAGGGAGACATTTACTTTCTAGATATTTAGAAATTGCTTACAGTGATCAGaagttatcaggaaaaaaaaatcttaaaaatctgaaaaacataaTACATGTTtactataaataatttttacaatagagaaaaatataaagaaagttttttagggcttctctggtggtgcagtggttgggagtccgcctgccgatgcaggggacacgggtttgtgccccggtccgggaggatcccacatgccgcggagtggctgggcccatgagccatggccgctgagcctgcgcgtctggagcctgtgctccgcaacgggagaggccacaacagtgagaggcccacataccgcaaaaaaaaaaaaaaaaggaatgaagtttttTTGAGAAAGTTCTGTATTTCTACCACCCAAAGATAACCACTGAGGATTTTTAATGCATGCATACATATAGCATCATATGTTCTCTGTAACAAGTGAAATCacagaaagattttaaaagacgAAAACTTTTTCCCAACTTCCCCTCCAACTCCACGCCCCAGAGGTCCCCAGCGTTGAGAGTCTGATGTGTATGCTCCCACTCCTTTCTCCAAGATCATAGAAacatatgcaaacacacacacaggatttGTACATTTTACAAAACTAGGACCACAGAAAACATTACTACTTTACATGCGTTTTGCCATTCAGTCCTCATCTTAGGCCCATAggtaaaaactgaaatttaattATAGCACAAGGTCATACAGTAAGTGGCAAAGTAGTACTCAACCTGAGGGCTGTCTGGTTTATCCCCTAGGCCTGGAAAAACCATTAGAAGTTTAAAGAGACATGGTCAGATCCCTCTGATGCCAGGGTAGGGCAGGAAACAAACCTGGGGTCAGAGGGCTGCAGTGGTCCAGGGAATAAAttgcccggggtggggggaagggctgGAGGCAGAGAAATTCAAGACACGTTTTTGGGAGGGATATGGCCAGGATTTATTACCACTTAGGGTGATGGGGATGAGGCTGTACTCTGGCTCCACCTTCTTCCTCCACAGGGTAGTGGAGGCCACTGAGGAATGGGGGCTGTTTCTGGTTCTAGAATATTCCACCTGTAGGAAGGGCAGGCCCACCGAGTGGGACAAACCattatggtggtggtggggggggtgttTGAGACTTTTTGTACTTGATTACAAGCGCTTCACGTTCTTGGTTctgaatcttttctgaccactccTGTTTCTTCCGGCCTGCAAAGACTTTCAACAGCGTAGGGGGTTCCCTTACGTCGGTGGAGGGGGGCGGGAATCTTCCTCAcgcaccccacccacccccactgtTTCTGGAAGTTGGAACAGTCCCAAGGTGAACGTGTGGAGTGGTAACAAGAGGCTTTCTTTGTTAAGTCAGAGCCctcagggagaaaaagagagcgaGCAGTGCCCTCTCTTTAAACGTGGTAGGCCCGTGTGTTCGGCGTGCACCTGCACTAGCCAGGAGGTGAGGCTTGGCAGGAGGTGTCCTGGGGCAGAGCTCTttacggggtggggggggggaggcaaGCGGAGATGAGGAGAccgagggagaggggaggggacaacTGGTTGATTCATCCCCGCAGGGCCAGCCAAGCCCCAAAGGCCCTCAGCTATCATGGCCTTGAAACTCGAGGACCCTGGTAAcgggttccggcatggcaaggtGGTGGCCTTCATCAATGAGAGCATGGCCAGGCACGAAAAAGGCTCTGCGTTCTATCTCGAGAATATATCCTTGTCCTGGGCGGCGGTGGAGGACAAGCTCCAGGCCATACTGGAAGATCATCAGGTGTCCAGCGAGGCCAAAGAGGCCTGTGTCTGGGGCAGCCTGGCCCTGGGCATGCGCTTCTTCCACAGGCAGAGCCACTTACACTGGTACAGGGTGGAGTGGCTGTACTACCTCGCCAAACTGCACAAGTCGGTGGCGCGGGCCTTGGTCTCAGACATGAAGTTGCTCAAGGCACAGCAGGACGTGGAGCGCAAGGAGACGGCCTCCCTGCTGCAGCAAGCCCATGCCAGGCTGGCGGAGGTGCAGAAAGAGCGGGACCTCCTGAGGTGGAAGCTGTTGCAGGCAGTAAGATTACTCTGACTTGGTCCCTGGCCCGTCCCGGGACCCGCCCCCAGTCCCGTTTGCCGCTCCCAcgcgtccccccaccccccccagtcCCGTTCGCCGCtccgccaccccacccccacccccgcccccagaacAGGTCTCAGATCTGCTCACTTCTCTCCAGGAGTCGGTTGCAAAGGGACCAGGCCTGGCCACTGCCAGTGGGACGGGGCAGAAGGAGCaggtgaggaggaagaagaggcagaggCCACTGCTCCTACTGCAGCCACTTCTGGAgccacaggaggaggaggaagacagaaGGACGTGGAAGGGTCAGAAGCTGCCGAGGGAGCAGAGGAGCTGCGTGGAGACCTTATGCAGCCTCTCGGAGTTGGGAACCAGAAAATTTACAcctctggtgggcagagggagggagagctcAGGTCCCTGGACACAGCCACGCTTTATTTACCTGGGATAGCGAAGTCCAGGTCCACAGCCTCATAGGAACCCCCTCCTGTCCAGCTCCCTGCCTCATTCCCATCCTCACACTCACGCCCCTTATTCCCCTTCCCAGACGCACCCACGTCCTCCCCACCAGCAGCGCCGTTCACAGCAGGAGTTCCATCTCAGACGTCTCCCTGCTGGGGGCCCTCTGATTCTAGCTTGTGGTCTGATGTGGGGGGCCAGGGAATGGGCCCTCAAGAACCACAAAGAGACGGGAGGGACTCTGATCGCCACCAGCAGGGGAGACCTCCAGTACTTCAAAGGCCAGGGGACAAAACTTGCTTCCACTGTGGGAGGGGAATCTGGCTATAAAACCCTTGAATTCAGAAatgtgaaacagaatagaaacgTACCCTGATGGGAAATCAATTttcagagggagggggaggggtgggggagggcttggGAAGAGTGGAAGGAAAGGGTGGGTGAATGGGGCAAGGGAGCTGCgagagagatggggaaatggGGTGGAAGGTAGGGTATGGGGTGGTGGCCAGGGAAGTTGTAGATTGGGGGCTTACGGAGAGAGAGACCTAGAAAGACAGACGTGTTCTGATGACCGTCTTTGTGTTCCAGAGCACTAGTACTCGACACCCCAGAACTACTGCCgcttctgtgtgtgtctctccccAACTCTAGCATCTGGTGGACCTGGGCAGGCAGTATATAACACCCTTGTCTctgcttcccccccccacccctgaaaCTAGACTGTAGATGACTGGAGCACGAGTGGACATTTGACCCATCCTGAGCCAAACAGATCCTCACACTAGAGAATCTGAACAGAGAGGCAGATTTCATAGCCAGGGTGGTGTCGGGCAATGAAGCAGTGGGTCACTGGGAGTTGGGGGCAAGGTCGGGGTCATGGACACCGAGGCCACAGCTGAGGCCTGGCCTTGGCTGTGGGGGAACAGAACCGTGTGCTCTACAAAGGCCCAGTGCCCTTTAGAGAATCACAGTCTGAGGCCCCAGGGAGCAGAgaggcagagaagcagagaggagtTGATCCCGTGACCCCAGATGTGCAGAGTGGCAGCCCGACCACTTTTCACTTCCTGCAGTTGTGCTGAGTGAAAATCCACTTTACAcagatccttttttctttaagctaACTTCACAGGGTTCTTGGACTGGGCAACCAGATTATTGCCAAGCCAGAAATTTACACCAGAAGAGCAGTTGCAAATCACAAACCGTCAAAGAAAATGTTGGAACTGGCAGGGGAGGTGCATCAGGGAGTGATGGGTAGTGGGGATTCCTGCATCCCAAGTCTCCAGGAATGAACTGGACAGGAAGCTCATTCATGTTCTGAGTGAGTTATATCATGAGAAACAGGCCTGGGGTTAACCCCGGGCTTACAACAGGGCCACCTCTAAAGGAATCCTTCAGGGCTGCACACAGAGGACGCCAGCACCAGCTGCAGACGAAGACTACTATCGTTCAGCCCCATGACAGGAGAAGCCTCCCCAGTCTCCAGTGGGGAAGCAGGAGTGGTGGGggtatggggtggggaggggtacgAGGCAGTGGGATGGAGGGCTTTTATGTCTTTATATACTTTGGTGTtgtgtaaagtaaaataaatgctcacaaaaatacaaaaaataaaagtaagtgaATTTGGTGAGTTTGGAATTCGGGTGAGTTTGGAAAGGCTACCTCTTCCTCTGgggcagaagggaaggaaagcagaCACCGCTGTGTGtggtgaggaggtgggagggaaaccAAGCAGGCtcctgtctgtgtgtgtatgatgtGGACAGACAAGCAGACAAGTCACCTGAGAGTGAGCGAGGACCTAAGGTccaggtggggggtgggggcttcAGAGCATTGGCGCTTGGGGGAATAATTGCAGAGGAGGATAGGGGTGGggaatggagggagagaaaaggaaaccaaggGGAAAGACAATGGGAGTCTGGAAGGAAAAGGCAGGGGAGTGGGGTAGGGCCAGGACGGGCATCAGACACAAACTCTTGGATTTTACAGTCTGACACCCACTTGCTACAGCAAAAACAGCACATACAAAaggagaagaggcaggaggggTTGGCAGGGATCGCTGCCTGACTCCCTACCCCTTCTAGGCTTGTAGCGTATCTTTTCATCAGCTGGGAGTGTAATTTCTAGCAACCTAGTCTTTACCTGCAAATACCTAAGAGTTTAAAGCAAAGTTCAACTTACTTCAGGTCTTTGACTTTACAGTATGGGTTACGCAGTGCTTGGCAGAGCAAGTGTAGTGGAGAGACTGGCAAATTACGCAGCTGGAAGGGCCTAAAAGAgatgagaaagcaaaaataaaatgattaacaaaattttaagtaaaaggcTTATTTTGGCTTCTGTTGCCATCTTAGTGCTAATTTACAAAAACCTTAGGAGGTATtaccccatttttcagataaggaaattaaggcacaaaaaggtaatttgcccaaggtcacagaggaaCAGAATGAAGGTCAgtactcaggtctgtctgactccaaagccaaagCCATggtactgtatgccaggcaccaaGGTAAACACTTTACACACAGAATTTATCTTATCTGGTGCTTAATCCAATGACAGGTATTGTaatcaccattttgcagatgcttagagaggtcaagtgacttgcccaagctaTCTGTACACTGTAACTGATTCTTGGTTGTCAGTACTAATAGAAGAATTAACTACAATAATTGAGAACTAGGAAAGTTCAAAAcggttgacctttgaacaatatGGGGGTTAGGAGTACCAACACCCCCACAGCTGAAAATCCACATAAAACTTCACAGTGAGCCCTCCCTATCCCTCCATATCGGAGGTTCtgcatctgaggattcaaccaacctcaatcctatagtactgtagtacacatttattgaaaaaaatccccaTGTAAGTGGACTTGCGCAGTTCAAATCtttgttgttcaaggatcaactgcaGTAAACTCTCACTTAGTCAACACACTTGGGAAAAGTGGGTGTTTTTGTGGGGGTTAAACTTTGAAAAGAATTTAAGCCTTCTGATGAAAGCAATGGGGTTGAAGGATGGGGACTCCATCTAAGGCTGATTTTCTGGAAACCCAAAATGAGCTAGAAGCCCCTTTGTGTTTCCATCAGTGCTTAAAATCTCTCAAATGTATACTGtccattattttactttataatataCAGTTGGATTGAAGCTGTCATGAATTCATGAAGACACTGTAGCCAAAGTGCTTCGTAATTCCAAGTCCATGTAACTTCTCataccccttcccctctggtccCAAAGTCTTGCTgcacctcccttcccctcctcactTTCCACAAACATACCTATGCCATGTTCAATTCCACCTCTATGCTACTGCCCACTGAGGAACTAACAATTACCAGAGAAAAGACTTGGGTTAACTCACTTCCCAAGTTGAGCCTTCTGCCCACTCCTGTCTCCTTCTCAAGGTCCCCTACCCCTCACCTGGCCCCACAACTAAATGAGAGGCACTGTCGATATTAACCTGagtacagagaacagacttatgaCCAGTGGCATTTTCCAGACAATGCAGGTATAAGTCTCCTTGGCTGCTTTAGTAAGTCAGTAGAGCTGTATTTTGTAGTAGACAGAGTACATACTGTGTAAGTGGTTTACCTAAACCTCTTTGAACTCCAGCTCTCAACTCTCCATGTAGGTGTGAGTCTAGAAGAAAGAACCCAGGCTTTATAGCAATATACACAGGAGTGCAGCTATGTCCCTTACCAACCTGGAGCTCTTTGAGGCCTCAGTGATGAAGTATATGTAGAGAAGAGTGAGGACAAATAGAACATTAAATTTACAACTTTTTCCAGAATAGTCATCAGCACCAAAATAGCAGAGTCTTCAATGATAATCTTAATGATTTATATGCTCAtaactttttataattataaagcaCCTTCACAGAGAGACAGTGAAGACTAatggacacacacactcacatacacacacttacagTGGCtaacacagtgcctagcacatagttaAGTTCTCACAAATGTTAGCTTTCCCTCAGTGTCTACCTTGGCCAGTGCTTAATATGtaatagatactcaataaatccTCATTGTGTTGATTGACATACAATATGGAAAGCAGagataattcaatttatttattgaaagtgCTAGAAATGATTATGTGCCTGAATACTTGAAATAAACAAGAAGGCCTATCATTTCTGTAGGCCAAAACACTGGTGAAAAGACATTAGTATACTCACTGATTAAGTGTCAAGGTTGGTGGCATGAATGCTGAAGCTTGATCTTCCTCCTCAAATCCAAGTAGATGCTGACACTTCAGAGACACTGACAGGTGACTATGACTGCTTTTTACACAGAATGACATAGCCAGAATGTCCATTTTTGTATAGGTAGGTTGAAGCAGTATAATTGACCCTAAATCATCAATTATCCTTTTTGCATATTCTTCTTCCTGAATCTCATACAAACAGTGAAACAAGTCCACTGGCTCAATCTGTAACCTAGAAGAtttatcctttatttctttctcagtcCACTTCAATAACTCCTCTCGAAGTCCTGGAGAGACTTTTCTCCCAAAAGTAGTTTCCACAGACTTTCCCTTTCCTTTATGTAAGAGGCCAAATAAGAACTGTATTGTTAATGATGAAAATCCTTTCCCATATTGCTGGAATATTTCTTGCCACGTTTTCCCCACTTGATCAAAAAACATCCAGCTGCTGTCATTCTTCAGGGCATAGAACACAGCAGTCAGGAACTCTTGGAAACTGAAGTGAAGGAAAGTATAGACACTGACACCTCCTTCAACTTTTTTCAAAAAGTGATTGAGAAAAGTGCAGTTGGTATCATACACTCCTATCCCATGTCTTCTGAGGTCACTGATTTCAAACAGGACCTGCTGGTTCTGCAGTCCCTCTGCAGCCAAAGAGCAAAGGCCCCACAGGCAACTCTGTCCCTTCCACACCGAGATGCCTGTAAGGGTTTTGAGGCACTTGGAAAAGTAGAACAGATACACATCAGTCATGGTTTGAAGTGATCTCATAAGAGTCCTGTCACCATCTCCCTGTGACTGCAGGACACTGCAGATCATCCAGGAGATGATGGGAAGAGAAGACATAATGTCAAGGCCTTCATTTTCTCGCAGACCATAAAAAACTCTCATTGCAGCATTAGCACCtgaaaactgactcaagaaataTGCTCTCTTTTCAGCATCTGTAAACCACAGGATCTCTGCCTGGGTAGCTTGTTTTAACAGAGAGTGAAGCTTCTTCATGGTTGTAGGCCGGGCAGTTATCAGGAGGGAGGATTCAGGAAACAGTTTTTTCCTCACAAAACTACATAAGAGGGTCTCTACTGGCTTCCTCTCCAGGGGATTGGCACTAAGATCCTCTTCCTGGTCACCTACAGGGTACTGAAGCTCAGGAAATCCATCAAGAATGAACAGAAGCTTCTCTGGATATACAAGAATAACATCCAGGATTGGTCCGTCAATATCTTGAAAAGTGTTAGTGATCAGGTCAGCAGCGCTAAGGTTAGCAAAACGGCTTATTTCTCTGCAGTTTACATAGATGAGATAGTCAAATCTGCCTGGAGTAACCATTCCTGCTGCCCAGTCAAACATGAACTTATGCACCACAGCTGTTTTCCCAATCCCAGCACATCCCTGAAGCACCACAGTTTGGGATAAGCTGGAGCCCTCTTCATCAGGATCAAATATATGTTCCatctcaataaaattattttgttgaggaattccGCATGGTGGCTTTTCTGATATACAGTGTTCTTTTACAACAAGCAGTCGTGACTCTATATGCTTGCCATGGTGATAACATTTGTCAACTCCtttttttaggtatttttctttcagatgttTTCTAAATACTTTCCTGTAATCTAATGGGGTGACACCAAGAGTCAGTAATCACAGAATACTAGACAACAATACAAACAACAACTATAACTAatactaccatcaccaccatctctaCTCAGATGTTTCAAAGCCTCCTCAAACTTCATGCATCTGAGCTCTTGATTTCTATTCCACTgcccaacccccccaaaaaacccctcCTCAGGGCTCAGAAAAATGTTGggattcattatttctttttttccccttgaatccTCCACATCCATTTAGCAAGGCCTATCATTTATATCTCCAAAATAAGCCTCCAATCCATTTATTTGCCACTACAACCTCAAATACCACCCAATACAAGGCACTATCAACTCTTTCCTGGACTGCTGAAACAGCCTCCTACTCATTTATACTCTTGCCATCTATGGCTCCTCTCCACACAGGCAGCCAACGTGATcttctaaaaatatcaattacatcACGTCACTGCCATGGCCCAAAACTTTTCAAGAGCTTTTCATTGCACTTGATATCAAATCCAAAATCCTTACCTCATCCTACAAGGTCTGCTACGATCTGGGCCCTATCTACCTTCACTCCCCAGCCTTCTATATCACTCTCCTTCTCAGTCCCTATACTAAAGCCACACTGGCTTACCTTTAGTTCCTCACAAATGCCATGTTCTTTCCCACTTCCAGGCCTTTCCACCAGCTATTatctctgcctggaaca from Lagenorhynchus albirostris chromosome X, mLagAlb1.1, whole genome shotgun sequence includes the following:
- the LOC132513566 gene encoding NACHT, LRR and PYD domains-containing protein 12-like isoform X2, producing the protein MRVWSGGRGAGLGEHASARRGAGERAWLQQFMGTPSCAILSQSPPDPSCKVTRLKMNSQKKRKDMEPACTWSLLSEQKAASSSLASFSWKELTDYRKVFRKHLKEKYLKKGVDKCYHHGKHIESRLLVVKEHCISEKPPCGIPQQNNFIEMEHIFDPDEEGSSLSQTVVLQGCAGIGKTAVVHKFMFDWAAGMVTPGRFDYLIYVNCREISRFANLSAADLITNTFQDIDGPILDVILVYPEKLLFILDGFPELQYPVGDQEEDLSANPLERKPVETLLCSFVRKKLFPESSLLITARPTTMKKLHSLLKQATQAEILWFTDAEKRAYFLSQFSGANAAMRVFYGLRENEGLDIMSSLPIISWMICSVLQSQGDGDRTLMRSLQTMTDVYLFYFSKCLKTLTGISVWKGQSCLWGLCSLAAEGLQNQQVLFEISDLRRHGIGVYDTNCTFLNHFLKKVEGGVSVYTFLHFSFQEFLTAVFYALKNDSSWMFFDQVGKTWQEIFQQYGKGFSSLTIQFLFGLLHKGKGKSVETTFGRKVSPGLREELLKWTEKEIKDKSSRLQIEPVDLFHCLYEIQEEEYAKRIIDDLGSIILLQPTYTKMDILAMSFCVKSSHSHLSVSLKCQHLLGFEEEDQASAFMPPTLTLNQPFQLRNLPVSPLHLLCQALRNPYCKVKDLKLIFCHLTASYGRDLALVFETNQYLTDLEFVKNTLEDSGMKLLCEGLKQPNCILQTLRLYRCLISPASCGALAAVLSTNQWLTELEFSETKLEASALKLLCEGLKDPNCKVQKLKLCASFLPGSSETICRYLASVLICNPNLTELDLSENPLGDTGVKYLCEGLRHSNCKVEKLDLSTCYLTDASCVELSSFLQVSQTLKELFVFANALGDTGVQHLCEGLRHANGIIENLVLSECSLSAACCESLAQVLSSTRSLTRLLLINNKIEDLGLKLLCKGLKQPDCQLKDLALWTCHLTGECCQDLCNALYTNEHLRVLDLSDNALGDEGMQVLCEGLKHPSCKLQTLWLAECHLTDACCGALASVLNRNENLTLLDLSGNDLKDFGVQVLCDALIHPICKLQTFYIDTDHLHEETFRKIEALKMSKPGITW
- the LOC132513566 gene encoding NACHT, LRR and PYD domains-containing protein 12-like isoform X1 yields the protein MNSQKKRKDMEPACTWSLLSEQKAASSSLASFSWKELTDYRKVFRKHLKEKYLKKGVDKCYHHGKHIESRLLVVKEHCISEKPPCGIPQQNNFIEMEHIFDPDEEGSSLSQTVVLQGCAGIGKTAVVHKFMFDWAAGMVTPGRFDYLIYVNCREISRFANLSAADLITNTFQDIDGPILDVILVYPEKLLFILDGFPELQYPVGDQEEDLSANPLERKPVETLLCSFVRKKLFPESSLLITARPTTMKKLHSLLKQATQAEILWFTDAEKRAYFLSQFSGANAAMRVFYGLRENEGLDIMSSLPIISWMICSVLQSQGDGDRTLMRSLQTMTDVYLFYFSKCLKTLTGISVWKGQSCLWGLCSLAAEGLQNQQVLFEISDLRRHGIGVYDTNCTFLNHFLKKVEGGVSVYTFLHFSFQEFLTAVFYALKNDSSWMFFDQVGKTWQEIFQQYGKGFSSLTIQFLFGLLHKGKGKSVETTFGRKVSPGLREELLKWTEKEIKDKSSRLQIEPVDLFHCLYEIQEEEYAKRIIDDLGSIILLQPTYTKMDILAMSFCVKSSHSHLSVSLKCQHLLGFEEEDQASAFMPPTLTLNQPFQLRNLPVSPLHLLCQALRNPYCKVKDLKLIFCHLTASYGRDLALVFETNQYLTDLEFVKNTLEDSGMKLLCEGLKQPNCILQTLRLYRCLISPASCGALAAVLSTNQWLTELEFSETKLEASALKLLCEGLKDPNCKVQKLKLCASFLPGSSETICRYLASVLICNPNLTELDLSENPLGDTGVKYLCEGLRHSNCKVEKLDLSTCYLTDASCVELSSFLQVSQTLKELFVFANALGDTGVQHLCEGLRHANGIIENLVLSECSLSAACCESLAQVLSSTRSLTRLLLINNKIEDLGLKLLCKGLKQPDCQLKDLALWTCHLTGECCQDLCNALYTNEHLRVLDLSDNALGDEGMQVLCEGLKHPSCKLQTLWLAECHLTDACCGALASVLNRNENLTLLDLSGNDLKDFGVQVLCDALIHPICKLQTFYIDTDHLHEETFRKIEALKMSKPGITW